A genomic window from Punica granatum isolate Tunisia-2019 chromosome 2, ASM765513v2, whole genome shotgun sequence includes:
- the LOC116193742 gene encoding uncharacterized protein LOC116193742, protein EINVGTQEEPRILKIGTSLDPTQRVRMIDFLTRYQEVFAWSYADMPGLDPSIVKHFLPLDTEKFPPKRQQLRRQRASLLLRIKEEVVKQINAGFLEVCNYSEWVANIVPVEKKDGRVRVCVDYRDLNKASPKDNFPLPHIDILVDNTARHSRFSFMDGFSGYNQIRMAEEDKIKTTFTTMWGTFCYRVMPFGLKNAGATYQRAMVTLFHDMMHKEVEVYVDDMIAKSKEGEDHLVNLKRLFDRLKEYKLRLNPAKCTFGARSGKLLGFVVSERGIEVDPDKVKAIKELPPPSSVREVRGFLGRLNYIARFIANLTDKCQPLFRLLRKNAAIEWDEECQKAFDTIKAYLVRPPVLVPPTPGRPLVLYLTVRRQSLGCMLGQEEESTHTERAIYYLSKKFTDGESNYSEIEKMCCALVWVMQRLRQYTLYHTVRLLSKADPLKYLLDSPSSTRNLAKWRCQLTEYDIEYVSRTSVKGQAIADHLAEFPIEDHTPINPDFPDEGILRVDDEGEEPGWKMYFDGAVNSTGSGIGAVLISPDGRYYPVAAKIDFPCTNNVAEYEACILGLQAAIDFKVKELEVFGDSMLTIFQTLGQWKTKDAKLVPYHEYLEKLTENFEDISFTYTPRMTNQFADALATLASMVSITKENLIEPLEIEIAEGPAHCNSIEASEAKPWYEDIKNLLRTGQYPPFADRRDRKTLRRLAIHYFLSGEILYRRSFDSTLLRCIDEHESRRLMEEVHGGNCGPHMNGLMLAKKIMRLGYYWSTMETDCVKHVRHCHRCQVYADQIKAPPNELRPMTAPWPFSMWGMDVIGPINPKASNGHMFILVAIDYFTKWIEAVTLASVTAKAVARFLRRDVIARYGVPATIITDNAKNLNNKVIDELCAQFKIRHRNSTPYRPQMNGAVEAANKNIKKIIEKMTVNYKDWHEMLPYALLAYRTSIRTSTGATPYSLVYGMEAVLPIEVEIPSMRILAEAELEEAEWAKQRYEQLNFIDEKRLKALCHGQCYQQRMARAFNARVRHRDFNPGDLVLRKVLHVTPDSRGKFSYKYDGPFVVKEVFSGGAVILSDMDGTENALPVNADAIKKYYP, encoded by the coding sequence gagatcaacgtgggtactcaagaggagccccgcatcctaaagatcggcacaagcctcgacccaacacaacgggtccgaatgatcgatttcttgaccaggtatcaagaagtttttgcctggtcctacgccgacatgccggggctagacccgtcaatagtgaagcacttcctcccgctagacaccgagaagttcccgcccaaacgacaacaattgcgacggcaacgggcaagcctccttctccgcatcaaggaggaggttgtcaagcagatcaacgcgggcttcctcgaggtctgcaattattctgaatgggttgcaaacatcgtgccggtggagaagaaagatggaagggtgcgagtctgcgtcgactatcgggacctcaataaggccagccccaaggacaactttcccttgccccacatcgacatactagttgacaacacggcgcgccactctcggttttctttcatggacggcttctccggatacaatcaaattcggatggccgaggaagacaagatcaagacgacattcactaccatgtggggaaccttctgttatcgcgtcatgcctttcggtctcaagaacgccggggcaacttatcagagggctatggtcacattgttccacgacatgatgcataaggaagtcgaggtctatgttgacgacatgattgccaagtccaaagaaggagaggaccacctcgttaatctgaagcgtctcttcgaccgcttaaaagagtacaagcttcggctcaatccggcgaaatgcacgttcggcgctcgatcgggaaaattactaggattcgtggtcagcgagcgcggcatcgaagtagatcccgataaagtcaaggcgatcaaggagcttcctccgccatcttcggtccgcgaagtacgaggcttcttggggcggctgaattacatcgcacgattcATTGCGAACCtaacagacaaatgccaaccactctttcgcttgctccgcaagaacgcggcgattgaatgggacgaagaatgtcagaaggcctttgacaccatcaaggcgtatTTGGTCCGACCaccggtattggtcccgcctacaccggGTCGTCCCCTCGTACTTTATCTAACGGTACGCcgccaatcattaggatgcatgttgggacaggaggaggagtccacgcACACGGAAcgcgcgatctactatctgagcaaaaagttcaccgatggagAGTCAAATTAttcggaaatcgagaagatgtgctgtgcattggtgtgggtcatgcaaaggcttcgacaatacacgctttatcacacggtccgcttgctgtcaaaggcaGACCCCTTGAAGTACTTACTTGATagtccctcctccacgcggaaCCTCGCCAAGTGGCGTTGTCAATTAACGGAGTATGATATTGAatacgtgtcccgcacttcggtcaaggggcaagcgattgcggatcatttggcagaattcccaattgaagaccacacaccaattaatcccgacttcccggatgagggaatcctccgagtagacgacgagggagaggagccgggatggaagatgtatttcgacggcgctGTCAATTCCACGGGATCAGGCATCGGCGCggtactgatatccccggacgggcgctattacccggtagcggcaaagatcgactttccctgcaccaataatgtggctgagtacgaggcatgtattctcggcctccaagcggcgattgatttcaaagtaaaagagctcgaagtgttcggtgactccatgctcactatcttccagacattggggcaatggaagacaaaggacgcaaaACTGGTGCCgtaccacgagtacctcgagaagttaaccgagaacttcgaggacatctcgttcacctacactccgcgcatgacaaatcaattcgcggacgcgcttgcaacgctcgcctccatggtgagcatcacgaaggagaaccttatcgagcccctcgagattgagatagccgaaggaccggcgcactgcaattcaatcgaagcatccgaggcgaagccgtggtacgaagacatcaagaaccttctgcgaaccggccaataccccccattcgccgaccgccgcgaccggaagactctcagacgcctcgcgatacactactTCTTGAGtggcgagatactctaccgccgctccttcgactccacactcctccggtgcatcgacgaacacgaatcgcggcgtctcatggaggaggtgcacgggggaaactgtggaccccatatgaacggcctcatgctcgctaagaagatcatgcgcctgggttattattggtccaccatggagactgattgtgtgaagcatgtcaggcattgccaccgatgtcaggtctacgccgatcaaatcaaagcgccgcccaacgaattgcgccccatgacggcaccatggcctttttcaatgtggggaatggatgtgatcggcccgatcaaccccaaagcgtccaacggtcacatgttcattttggtggcaattgactactttaccaagtggatcgaagccgtcactcttgcgtcagtcaccgcaaaggccgtggcccgttttctcagacgcgacgtcattgcccgatacggggtccctgcgacaatcatcacagacaacgccaagaacctgaacaacaaggtcatcgacgagctttgtgcacaattcaaaatccgacaccgcaattccaccccgtaccgtccccaaatgaacggtgcggtggaagcggcgaataagaacatcaaaaagatcatcgaaaaaatgacggtgaactataaggattggcacgagatgctcccctatgcactcttggcgtaccgtacgtccatacggacctcaaccggggcgaccccgtactcgctagtctatggcatggaggccgtcctcccaatcgaagtagagatcccttccatgaggattcttgccgaggccgagcttgaagaagcggaatgggcaaagcagcggtacgaacagttaaatttcattgatgagaagaggctgaaagcgctatgccacggacagtgctatcaacaaagaatggctcgagccttcaacgcaagagtccgccaccgcgatttcaaccccggcgacctcgttttaaggaaagtcctacacgtcacgccggactctcgagggaagttctcgtacaaatacgatggCCCCTttgtcgtcaaagaggttttctccggaggagcggtcatcttgagcgacatggacggcactgaaaatgcccttcccgtcaacgctgacgccattaagaagtattaCCCGTGA